One genomic segment of Oncorhynchus kisutch isolate 150728-3 linkage group LG15, Okis_V2, whole genome shotgun sequence includes these proteins:
- the LOC109905208 gene encoding polyribonucleotide 5'-hydroxyl-kinase Clp1, with amino-acid sequence MATEGSEKAGEEAAGAGAGAGGGGTRFDLEKETELRFEVEAGEKVQLELLTGLAEVFGSELNRNKKYTFPPGSKIAVFTWQGCSVSLSGKTEVAYVSKDTPMLLYLNTHAALEQMRRQAERDNERGPRVMVVGPTDVGKSTVCRLLLSYAVRLGRRPTLVELDVGQSGVSVPGTMSALCIERPADVEEGYSVQAPLVYHFGSTTPGTNIKLYNKLTSCLAEVFSQRCEVNRKASVGGCIINTCGWVKGSGYQALVHCASAFEVDVVLVLDQERLYNELKRDLPHFVRVVLLPKSGGVVERSKDCRREARDDKIREYFYGFRGVSFYPHAFDVRFSDVRIYKIGAPSIPDSCLPLGMSQDDTQLKLVPVTPGRDLTHHVLSVSCADEGEEVAGGVRRGLLESPVCGFIVVTNVDTQAQVMTVLSPAPRPLPRHTLLIMDIRFIDLK; translated from the exons ATGGCGACTGAGGGCTCAGAGAAGGCTGGTGAGGAGGCTGCGGGGGCTGGGGCGGGTGCTGGTGGGGGGGGGACGAGGTTTGAcctggagaaagagacagagctgCGGTTTGAGGTGGAGGCTGGGGAGAAGGTGCAGCTGGAGCTGCTCACGGGATTGGCTGAAGTCTTTGGTTCAGAGCTCAACCGCAACAAGAAGTACACGTTCCCACCGGGCTCCAAGATCGCTGTGTTCACCTGGCAGGGCTGCAGTGTTTCTCTCTCAGGGAAGACAGAG GTGGCGTACGTATCAAAGGACACACCCATGCTGCTCTACCTGAACACCCACGCCGCACTGGAACAGATGAGacgacaggcagagagagacaacgAAAGGGGCCCACGG GTGATGGTGGTGGGGCCTACAGACGTGGGGAAGTCGACGGTGTGCAGGCTGTTGCTGAGCTACGCTGTCAGACTGGGCAGGAGGCCTACACTGGTGGAGCTCGACGTGGGCCAGAGTGGG GTGTCAGTCCCGGGCACAATGTCAGCGCTGTGTATTGAGCGTCCCGCTGACGTGGAGGAGGGGTACTCAGTACAGGCTCCACTGGTCTACCACTTTGGCTCCACCACACCAGGAACCAACATCAAACTCTACAACAAG tTGACATCATGTCTGGCTGAGGTGTTTTCCCAGCGCTGTGAGGTGAACAGGAAAGCCAGTGTGGGCGGCTGCATCATCAACACCTGTGGATGGGTAAAGGGTTCTGGCTACCAGGCCCTGGTCCACTGCGCCTCAGCCTTTGAGGTGGATGTGGTTCTGGTGCTGGACCAGGAGAGGCTCTACAACGAGCTGAAGCGGGACCTGCCGCATTTCGTCCGAGTCGTGCTGTTACCCAAATCCGGAGGGGTCGTGGAGCGCTCCAAAGACTGCCGGCGCGAGGCTCGGGACGACAAGATCCGGGAGTACTTCTACGGTTTCCGCGGTGTCTCTTTCTACCCTCACGCCTTCGACGTGCGCTTTTCTGACGTGCGCATCTACAAGATCGGAGCGCCATCCATCCCGGATTCGTGCCTTCCTCTGGGGATGTCGCAGGACGACACCCAGCTGAAGCTTGTCCCTGTGACCCCAGGTCGCGATCTCACGCACCACGTACTGAGCGTAAGCTGTGCcgatgagggggaggaggtggcTGGGGGGGTGCGCAGGGGCTTGCTGGAGAGCCCGGTgtgtgggttcattgtggtgacTAACGTGGACACACAGGCACAGGTGATGACTGTGCTCTCGCCCGCCCCAAGACCCCTCCCCAGACACACACTGCTCATCATGGACATTCGCTTTATCGACCTCaaatag